Proteins found in one Streptomyces sp. CB09001 genomic segment:
- the serB gene encoding phosphoserine phosphatase SerB, which yields MSASQTSDVPTLLVKIFGKDRPGITAGLFDTLAAYSVDVVDIEQVVTRGRIVLCALVTEPPRGLEGDLRATVHSWAESLKLQAEIISGIGDNRPRGFGRSLVTVLGHPLTAEATAAIASRITESGSNIDRIFRLAKYPVTAVEFAVSGVETEPLRTALATEAAALGVDIAVVAAGLHRRAQRLVVMDVDSTLIQDEVIELFAAHAGCEDEVAEVTAAAMRGELDFEQSLHARVALLAGLDASVVDKVRAEVRLTPGARTLIRTLKRLGYQVGVVSGGFTQVTDALQEQLGLDFAQANTLEIVDGRLTGRVTGEIVDRAGKARLLRRFAAAAGVPLSQTVAIGDGANDLDMLNAAGLGVAFNAKPVVREAAHTAVNVPFLDTVLYLLGITREEVEAADTLDDDLGDGLGLPAERP from the coding sequence ATGAGCGCTTCGCAGACCTCTGACGTTCCCACTCTCCTCGTCAAGATCTTCGGCAAGGACCGGCCCGGCATCACGGCCGGCCTGTTCGACACTCTCGCCGCGTACTCCGTCGATGTCGTCGACATCGAGCAGGTCGTCACGCGTGGCCGGATCGTGCTGTGCGCGCTCGTGACCGAGCCGCCCCGTGGTCTGGAGGGCGATCTGCGGGCGACCGTCCACAGCTGGGCGGAGTCGCTGAAGCTGCAGGCGGAGATCATCTCGGGGATCGGCGACAACCGGCCGCGCGGGTTCGGCCGCTCCCTGGTCACGGTGCTCGGGCACCCGCTCACCGCGGAGGCCACCGCCGCCATAGCGTCCCGGATCACCGAATCCGGGAGCAACATCGACCGTATCTTCCGGCTGGCCAAGTACCCGGTGACCGCCGTCGAGTTCGCGGTCTCCGGCGTGGAGACCGAACCGCTGCGCACGGCGCTGGCCACCGAGGCGGCGGCGCTCGGCGTGGACATCGCGGTCGTCGCGGCGGGGCTGCACCGCAGGGCGCAGCGCCTGGTGGTGATGGACGTGGACTCCACGCTGATCCAGGACGAGGTCATCGAGCTGTTCGCCGCGCACGCGGGCTGCGAGGACGAGGTCGCCGAGGTGACGGCGGCCGCGATGCGCGGGGAGCTGGACTTCGAGCAGTCGCTGCACGCCCGCGTGGCCCTGCTGGCCGGTCTTGACGCCTCGGTGGTGGACAAGGTGCGCGCCGAGGTGCGGCTGACGCCGGGTGCCCGCACCCTGATCCGCACGCTGAAGCGGCTCGGCTACCAGGTGGGGGTCGTCTCCGGCGGCTTCACCCAGGTCACCGACGCCTTGCAGGAACAGCTGGGGCTGGACTTCGCCCAGGCCAACACGCTGGAGATCGTCGACGGCAGGCTGACCGGGCGGGTCACCGGGGAGATCGTGGACCGGGCGGGCAAGGCGCGGCTGCTGCGCCGGTTCGCCGCCGCGGCGGGCGTACCGCTGTCGCAGACCGTCGCGATCGGTGACGGTGCCAACGACCTGGACATGCTGAACGCGGCCGGACTCGGGGTCGCCTTCAACGCCAAGCCGGTGGTGCGCGAGGCGGCGCACACCGCCGTGAACGTGCCCTTCCTCGACACGGTGCTCTATCTGCTGGGCATCACCCGCGAGGAGGTCGAGGCCGCGGACACGCTGGACGACGATCTCGGCGACGGCCTCGGTCTGCCCGCCGAGCGGCCCTGA
- a CDS encoding histidine phosphatase family protein → MSVAEPRRIVLFRHAKADWPQVTDHERPLADRGRMDAAEAGRRLADTGVPFDQALCSTSARTRETWKLAVQEFPHRPKTVYEERIYEASPGELIAVLNETPDDLRNVLVIGHNPGMEALTEILSGSAEDEVRERIDRRGFPTAAFAVLTFTGSWKDVEPGRAALVDYWAPTD, encoded by the coding sequence ATGAGCGTCGCAGAACCCCGCAGGATTGTTCTCTTCCGGCATGCGAAAGCCGACTGGCCACAGGTGACCGACCACGAGCGGCCGCTCGCCGACCGGGGCCGCATGGACGCCGCGGAGGCCGGGCGCCGGCTCGCGGACACCGGCGTGCCCTTCGACCAGGCCCTGTGCTCCACCTCGGCCCGGACCCGCGAGACCTGGAAGCTCGCCGTCCAGGAGTTCCCGCACCGGCCGAAGACCGTCTACGAGGAGCGGATCTACGAGGCCTCGCCCGGCGAGCTGATCGCCGTGCTCAACGAGACCCCCGACGACCTGCGGAACGTGCTGGTGATCGGCCACAATCCGGGCATGGAGGCGCTGACCGAGATCCTGTCCGGATCGGCCGAGGACGAGGTCCGCGAGCGGATCGACCGCCGGGGCTTCCCGACCGCCGCCTTCGCCGTCCTCACCTTCACGGGCTCCTGGAAGGACGTGGAGCCCGGCCGGGCCGCCCTGGTCGACTACTGGGCGCCGACCGACTGA
- a CDS encoding SGM_5486 family transporter-associated protein, whose translation MPVLDPNPQHGQKKMLIVFGAFLAIFVIIGVIATIASP comes from the coding sequence ATGCCAGTCCTCGACCCGAATCCCCAGCACGGCCAGAAGAAGATGCTGATCGTCTTCGGTGCCTTCCTCGCGATCTTCGTGATCATCGGCGTCATCGCGACGATCGCCTCACCGTGA
- a CDS encoding CynX/NimT family MFS transporter, translated as MMGLMASDETRTETRTETRAEVRTQGRAGDGASEVPGEASATRAWTTWTTRLLILGIVLAAVNLRPAITSLGALLEEVRDGLGMSGSIAGLLTSVPPLCFAVFGVTAPRLARRFGPGAVVCAGMVAITAGLLIRPYAGGTGGFLAATALALMGIAVSNVLMPVIVKRYFPDRVGSMTGLYSMALAFGTSVAAAATVPLTDALGGHWQPGLAVWAVLPALAVLPWIPFVRNRKAPASTAPSTPRPEGERSTEKPAEQPPLRITRSRTAWALAVFFGLQATAAYITMGWMAQIFRDSGLSAGTAGLLLAVIMVMGVPLAFVIPRVATRLPHQGPIVVVLGLCGLAGYAGLYFAPVGGAWAWALLLGVSNCAFPLALTMVGMRARTGAGVAQLSAFAQSTGYLISIPGPLLVGVLYQHSGGWGLPIALMSALMVPQIVVGVLAGRDRTVEDEAAR; from the coding sequence ATGATGGGTCTCATGGCTAGTGACGAAACCCGGACGGAGACACGTACGGAGACACGCGCGGAGGTACGCACGCAGGGGCGTGCCGGGGACGGTGCGTCCGAGGTACCCGGCGAGGCATCCGCCACGCGCGCGTGGACGACGTGGACGACCCGTCTGCTCATCCTCGGCATCGTCCTGGCCGCGGTGAACCTGCGCCCCGCCATCACGAGCCTGGGCGCCCTCCTGGAGGAGGTCCGCGACGGGCTCGGCATGAGCGGCAGCATCGCCGGACTGCTCACCTCCGTGCCCCCGCTCTGCTTCGCCGTCTTCGGCGTCACCGCCCCCCGGCTGGCCCGCCGCTTCGGACCCGGCGCGGTGGTCTGCGCCGGCATGGTCGCCATCACCGCGGGCCTGCTGATCCGTCCGTACGCCGGCGGCACGGGAGGCTTCCTGGCCGCCACCGCCCTGGCGCTGATGGGCATCGCGGTCAGCAACGTCCTGATGCCGGTCATCGTCAAGCGCTACTTCCCCGACCGTGTCGGTTCGATGACCGGCCTCTACTCGATGGCCCTCGCCTTCGGCACCTCCGTCGCGGCGGCGGCGACCGTGCCCCTGACCGACGCGCTGGGCGGTCACTGGCAGCCCGGCCTCGCGGTCTGGGCCGTGCTGCCCGCGCTGGCCGTCCTGCCGTGGATCCCCTTCGTGCGGAACCGGAAGGCACCTGCCTCCACGGCGCCGTCCACGCCGCGGCCGGAGGGCGAGCGGTCCACCGAGAAGCCCGCGGAACAGCCCCCGCTGCGGATCACCCGCAGCCGCACGGCCTGGGCGCTCGCCGTCTTCTTCGGCCTCCAGGCCACCGCCGCCTACATCACGATGGGGTGGATGGCGCAGATCTTCCGGGACTCGGGCCTCTCCGCCGGCACCGCCGGGCTGCTGCTCGCCGTGATCATGGTGATGGGCGTGCCGCTCGCCTTCGTCATCCCGCGTGTGGCGACCCGCCTGCCCCACCAGGGCCCGATCGTGGTGGTCCTGGGCCTGTGCGGGCTCGCCGGATACGCGGGGCTGTACTTCGCGCCGGTCGGCGGCGCCTGGGCCTGGGCGCTGCTGCTCGGCGTGTCCAACTGCGCCTTCCCGCTGGCGCTGACCATGGTCGGGATGCGGGCCAGGACCGGGGCGGGCGTCGCCCAGCTGTCCGCCTTCGCGCAGAGCACCGGCTACCTGATCTCCATCCCGGGTCCGCTCCTGGTGGGCGTGCTCTACCAGCACAGCGGCGGCTGGGGGCTGCCGATCGCGCTGATGAGCGCCCTGATGGTGCCGCAGATCGTGGTGGGTGTCCTGGCGGGGCGCGACCGCACGGTGGAGGACGAGGCGGCCCGCTGA
- a CDS encoding FadR/GntR family transcriptional regulator produces the protein MPLSHPRRSALSEQVIAALRQQIASGEWPVGSRIPTEPELVEQLGVARNTVREAVRALAHNGLLDIRQGSGTYVVATSELAGVMQRRFADADPRHIAELRSTLESAAARLAAERRTEKDLKQIDGLLLRREEAWESGDAEAFVSADATFHLAVVAASHNNVMTAMYADLGEVMRDWLRGDVGEGMSPALHMDHARLVDAIRAGDAATAAEEAASYPFVCRPALFAPPSDH, from the coding sequence ATGCCGCTGAGCCATCCCCGTCGTTCGGCACTGTCCGAGCAGGTCATCGCGGCGCTGCGGCAGCAGATCGCGTCGGGCGAGTGGCCGGTCGGCTCCCGCATCCCCACCGAGCCCGAGCTGGTCGAGCAGCTCGGCGTCGCCCGGAACACGGTCCGTGAGGCGGTCCGCGCCCTGGCCCACAACGGTCTGCTGGACATCCGCCAGGGCTCGGGCACGTACGTCGTGGCGACCAGCGAGCTGGCCGGCGTGATGCAGCGCCGCTTCGCCGACGCCGACCCCCGGCACATCGCCGAGCTGCGTTCCACGCTGGAGTCGGCCGCCGCGCGCCTGGCCGCCGAGCGGCGCACGGAGAAGGACCTCAAGCAGATCGACGGCCTGCTGCTGCGCCGGGAGGAGGCCTGGGAGTCGGGTGACGCGGAGGCGTTCGTGTCGGCGGACGCCACGTTCCACCTGGCGGTCGTGGCCGCCTCGCACAACAACGTGATGACGGCGATGTACGCGGACCTGGGCGAGGTGATGCGGGACTGGCTGCGTGGCGACGTGGGCGAGGGCATGTCCCCGGCCCTGCACATGGACCACGCCCGGCTGGTGGACGCGATCCGCGCGGGCGACGCCGCGACGGCGGCCGAGGAGGCGGCGTCCTATCCGTTCGTGTGCCGGCCGGCGCTGTTCGCTCCGCCCTCGGACCACTGA
- the fabI gene encoding enoyl-ACP reductase FabI: MSGILEGKRVLITGVLMESSIAFHAAKLAQEQGAEIILTAFPRPTLTERIAKKLPKPTRVIELDVTNDEHLARLADIVGEELGGLDGVVHSIGFAPQDALGGNFLNTPFESVATAMHVSAYSLKSLTMACLPLMQNGGSVVGLTFDAQYAWPQYDWMGPAKAALEATSRYMARDLGKQNIRCNLVSAGPIGSMAAKSIPGFSDLAAVWDSRSPLEWDLKDPEPAGRGIVALLSDWFPKTTGEIIHVDGGLHAIGA; this comes from the coding sequence ATGAGCGGAATCCTCGAGGGCAAGCGCGTCCTGATCACCGGTGTGCTGATGGAGTCCTCCATCGCCTTCCACGCCGCCAAGCTGGCCCAGGAGCAGGGTGCCGAGATCATCCTGACCGCCTTCCCGCGGCCCACGCTGACCGAGCGCATCGCCAAGAAGCTGCCCAAGCCCACCAGGGTCATCGAGCTGGACGTCACCAACGACGAGCACCTCGCCCGGCTCGCCGACATCGTCGGCGAGGAGCTGGGCGGCCTCGACGGTGTCGTGCACTCCATCGGATTCGCCCCGCAGGACGCGCTCGGCGGCAACTTCCTGAACACGCCGTTCGAGTCGGTCGCCACCGCCATGCACGTCTCGGCGTACTCCCTGAAGTCGCTGACCATGGCCTGCCTGCCGCTGATGCAGAACGGCGGCTCGGTCGTCGGCCTCACCTTCGACGCGCAGTACGCCTGGCCGCAGTACGACTGGATGGGCCCGGCCAAGGCCGCGCTGGAGGCCACCAGCCGCTACATGGCCCGTGACCTGGGCAAGCAGAACATCCGCTGCAACCTGGTCTCGGCGGGCCCGATCGGGTCCATGGCCGCCAAGTCCATCCCGGGATTCAGTGACCTGGCCGCCGTGTGGGACAGCCGTTCCCCGCTGGAGTGGGACCTGAAGGACCCGGAGCCGGCCGGCCGCGGCATCGTCGCGCTGCTGAGCGACTGGTTCCCGAAGACCACGGGCGAGATCATCCACGTCGACGGCGGTCTGCACGCCATCGGCGCCTGA
- the fabG gene encoding 3-oxoacyl-[acyl-carrier-protein] reductase translates to MSRSVLVTGGNRGIGLAIARAFADAGDNVAITYRSGEPPEGFLAVKCDITDTEQVEQAYKEIEETHGPVEVLVANAGVTKDQLLMRMSEEDFTSVVETNLTGTFRVVKRANRAMLRAKKGRVVLISSVVGLLGSAGQANYAASKAGLVGFARSLARELGSRNITFNVVAPGFVDTDMTKVLTDEQRANIVSQVPLGRYARPEEIAATVRFLASDDASYITGAVIPVDGGLGMGH, encoded by the coding sequence ATGAGCCGCTCGGTTCTCGTCACCGGAGGAAACCGGGGCATCGGCCTCGCCATCGCCCGCGCCTTCGCCGACGCCGGCGACAACGTCGCGATCACGTACCGCTCGGGTGAGCCGCCGGAGGGCTTCCTGGCCGTCAAATGCGACATCACCGACACCGAGCAGGTGGAGCAGGCCTACAAGGAGATCGAGGAGACACACGGTCCCGTCGAGGTCCTGGTCGCCAACGCCGGCGTCACCAAGGACCAGCTCCTGATGCGCATGTCGGAGGAGGACTTCACCTCCGTCGTCGAGACCAACCTCACCGGCACCTTCCGCGTCGTCAAGCGCGCCAACCGCGCCATGCTGCGCGCCAAGAAGGGCCGCGTCGTCCTCATCTCTTCGGTGGTCGGGCTGCTCGGCTCCGCGGGGCAGGCCAACTACGCCGCCTCCAAGGCCGGGCTGGTCGGCTTCGCGCGCTCCCTCGCCCGTGAGCTGGGATCGCGCAACATCACCTTCAACGTCGTCGCGCCCGGCTTCGTCGACACCGACATGACCAAGGTGCTCACCGACGAGCAGCGGGCGAACATCGTGTCGCAGGTGCCGCTGGGGCGGTACGCGCGGCCGGAGGAGATCGCCGCCACGGTGCGGTTCCTCGCCTCGGACGACGCCTCGTACATCACTGGAGCCGTCATTCCCGTTGACGGCGGACTGGGAATGGGTCACTGA
- a CDS encoding TldD/PmbA family protein: protein MPHSIDQAFTALPLRALADAALARARALGAEHADFRLERVRSASWRLRDARPAGSSDTTDLGYAVRVVHGGTWGFASGVDLTLDAAAKVASQAVAMAKLSAQVIRAAGSDERVELADEPVHADQTWVSAYEIDPFAVPDAEKSALLAGWSARLLAADGVDHVDASLLTVHENKFYADTAGTTTTQQRVRLHPVLTAVSVDDSSGEFDSMRTLAPPAGRGWEYLTGTGWDWETELAEIPELLAEKMRAPSVEAGLYDLVVDPSNLWLTIHESIGHATELDRALGYEAAYAGTSFATFDQLGKLRYGSELMNVTGDRTAEHGLATVGYDDEGVAGQSWDLVKDGTLVGYQLDRRIARLTGFERSNGCAYADSPAHVPVQRMANVSLRPDPGGLSTEDLIGGVDRGIYVVGDRSWSIDMQRYNFQFTGQRFFRIENGRLAGQLRDVAYQATTTDFWGSMAAVGGPQTYVLGGAFNCGKAQPGQVAAVSHGCPSALFKGVNILNTTQEAGR, encoded by the coding sequence GTGCCTCACAGCATCGACCAAGCCTTCACGGCACTCCCCCTACGCGCCCTCGCCGACGCCGCCCTCGCCCGTGCGCGTGCCCTCGGTGCGGAGCACGCCGACTTCCGCCTTGAGCGGGTGCGCAGTGCCTCCTGGCGGCTCAGGGACGCCAGGCCCGCCGGGTCCTCGGACACCACCGACCTCGGGTACGCGGTACGGGTGGTGCACGGCGGTACGTGGGGCTTCGCGTCCGGCGTGGACCTGACCCTGGACGCCGCCGCCAAGGTCGCCTCGCAGGCGGTGGCGATGGCGAAGCTGTCGGCGCAGGTGATCAGGGCGGCCGGGTCCGACGAGAGGGTGGAACTCGCGGACGAGCCCGTGCACGCCGACCAGACCTGGGTCTCGGCGTACGAGATCGACCCCTTCGCCGTGCCGGACGCGGAGAAGTCGGCGCTGCTGGCCGGCTGGAGCGCGCGGCTGCTGGCGGCCGACGGGGTCGACCACGTGGACGCCTCGCTGCTGACCGTGCACGAGAACAAGTTCTACGCCGACACCGCCGGGACCACGACGACCCAGCAGCGGGTACGGCTGCATCCCGTCCTCACCGCCGTGTCCGTGGACGACTCCAGCGGCGAGTTCGACTCCATGCGCACGCTGGCCCCGCCGGCCGGGCGAGGCTGGGAGTACCTGACCGGGACCGGCTGGGACTGGGAGACGGAGCTGGCCGAGATCCCGGAGCTGCTGGCCGAGAAGATGCGCGCGCCGAGCGTCGAGGCAGGGCTGTACGACCTGGTCGTCGACCCGTCGAACCTGTGGCTGACCATCCACGAGTCCATCGGCCACGCCACCGAGCTGGACCGCGCCCTCGGTTACGAGGCCGCCTACGCCGGGACCTCCTTCGCCACCTTCGACCAGCTCGGCAAGCTGCGCTACGGCTCGGAGCTGATGAACGTCACCGGCGACCGCACGGCCGAGCACGGGCTCGCGACCGTCGGGTACGACGACGAGGGCGTCGCGGGCCAGTCCTGGGACCTGGTGAAGGACGGCACCCTGGTGGGGTACCAGCTGGACCGGCGGATCGCCAGGCTCACCGGGTTCGAGCGGTCCAACGGGTGCGCCTACGCCGACTCCCCCGCGCACGTGCCGGTGCAGCGCATGGCCAACGTGTCGCTGCGACCGGACCCGGGCGGGCTGTCCACCGAGGATCTGATCGGGGGCGTCGACCGCGGGATCTACGTCGTCGGTGACCGCTCCTGGTCGATCGACATGCAGCGCTACAACTTCCAGTTCACCGGCCAGCGCTTCTTCCGGATCGAGAACGGGCGGCTCGCCGGGCAGCTGCGGGACGTGGCGTACCAGGCGACGACCACCGACTTCTGGGGGTCGATGGCGGCCGTCGGCGGCCCGCAGACGTACGTCCTGGGCGGCGCCTTCAACTGCGGCAAGGCCCAGCCGGGCCAGGTCGCGGCCGTCTCGCACGGCTGCCCGTCCGCCCTCTTCAAGGGAGTCAACATTCTGAACACGACGCAGGAGGCTGGTCGATGA
- a CDS encoding metallopeptidase TldD-related protein: protein MSVRSSKPHEIVERALELSRADGCVVIADEESTANLRWAGNALTTNGVTRGRTLTVVATVDGREGTASGVVSRSAVTVDELEPLVRAAEAAARGAGPAEDAQPLVPGGPGSPDFADAPAETSSAVFADFAPALGEAFARARAGGRELYGFANHEMTSTYVGTSTGLRLRHDQPNGTLELNAKSPDRTRSAWAGQATRDFKDVDPAALDAELAVRLGWAERRVELPAGRYETLLPPTAVADLLIYQYWSASGRDAVEGRTVFSKPGGGTRLGERLGALPLTLRSDPHEPGLESAPFVVAHSSGGDQSVFDNGLPVTATDWIREGELHRLTTTRHGAELTGLPVTPASGNLILDGGDPDRSLDRMVADTERGLLLTCLWYIREVDPATLLLTGLTRDGVYLVEHGEVVGEVNNFRFNESPVGLLGRASEAGRTEKTLPREWGDWFTRAAMPALRVPDFNMSSVSQGV, encoded by the coding sequence ATGAGCGTCCGCAGCAGCAAGCCGCACGAGATCGTCGAGCGGGCGCTGGAGCTGTCCCGGGCCGACGGGTGTGTCGTCATCGCCGACGAGGAGTCCACCGCCAACCTGCGCTGGGCGGGCAACGCGCTCACCACCAACGGCGTCACGCGCGGGCGCACGCTGACGGTCGTCGCCACCGTGGACGGGCGGGAGGGCACGGCGTCCGGGGTGGTGTCGCGGTCGGCCGTGACCGTGGACGAGCTGGAGCCCCTGGTGCGGGCCGCCGAGGCCGCCGCCCGGGGGGCCGGTCCGGCCGAGGACGCACAGCCACTGGTCCCGGGCGGGCCGGGGTCGCCGGACTTCGCCGACGCGCCCGCCGAGACCTCGTCGGCGGTGTTCGCCGACTTCGCGCCGGCGCTCGGGGAGGCGTTCGCCCGCGCGCGTGCGGGCGGCCGGGAGCTGTACGGCTTCGCCAACCACGAGATGACGTCGACCTACGTCGGCACCTCGACGGGGCTCAGGCTGCGGCACGACCAGCCGAACGGGACGCTGGAGCTGAACGCCAAGTCGCCGGACCGCACCCGGTCGGCGTGGGCGGGGCAGGCCACCCGGGACTTCAAGGACGTCGACCCGGCGGCGCTCGACGCCGAGCTGGCCGTACGCCTCGGCTGGGCCGAGCGGCGGGTGGAGTTGCCCGCCGGGCGGTACGAGACGCTGCTGCCGCCCACCGCGGTCGCGGACCTGCTGATCTACCAGTACTGGTCGGCGTCCGGGCGGGACGCGGTCGAGGGGCGCACGGTGTTCTCCAAGCCCGGCGGCGGCACCCGGCTCGGCGAGCGACTCGGCGCGCTGCCGCTGACCCTGCGCAGCGATCCGCACGAGCCCGGGCTGGAGAGCGCGCCGTTCGTGGTCGCGCACTCCTCGGGCGGCGACCAGTCGGTGTTCGACAACGGGCTGCCGGTGACCGCGACCGACTGGATCCGGGAGGGCGAGCTGCACCGGCTGACGACCACCCGGCACGGCGCCGAGCTGACCGGGCTGCCGGTGACGCCGGCGAGCGGCAACCTGATCCTGGACGGCGGCGACCCGGACCGCTCCCTCGACCGGATGGTCGCGGACACGGAGCGCGGACTGCTGCTCACCTGCCTCTGGTACATCCGCGAGGTCGACCCCGCGACGCTGCTGCTGACCGGACTGACCCGGGACGGCGTCTACCTCGTCGAGCACGGCGAGGTCGTCGGCGAGGTGAACAACTTCCGGTTCAACGAGTCGCCCGTGGGTCTGCTGGGGCGGGCCTCGGAGGCCGGGCGGACGGAGAAGACGCTGCCCAGGGAGTGGGGCGACTGGTTCACCCGGGCCGCGATGCCGGCGCTGCGGGTCCCCGATTTCAATATGAGCTCTGTCAGTCAGGGCGTATAA
- the tyrS gene encoding tyrosine--tRNA ligase codes for MTDIVDELKWRGLFAQSTDEDALRKALADGPVTFYCGFDPTAPSLHVGHLVQVLTVRRLQQAGHRPLALVGGATGQIGDPRPTAERTLNSPETVAGWVQRLRGQIEPFLSFEGENAAVMVNNLDWTEGLSAIEFLRDIGKHFRVNKMLTKDSVARRLESSEGISYTEFSYQLLQAMDFLQLYRRYGCTMQQGGSDQWGNLTAGLDLLHRLEPDASVHAYATPLMTKADGTKFGKTEGGAVWLDPEMTTPYAFYQFWLNVDDRDISTYLRILSFRSREELEELERQTGERPQARAAQRALAEELTTLVHGAGQTAAVIAASKALFGQGDLAELDERTLAAALSELPHVRVAEPAPVVDLFAEVGLVASKSAARRTVKEGGAYVNNAKVAGEDAVPAKEDLLHGRWLLLRRGKKNLAAVEITGA; via the coding sequence GTGACGGACATCGTCGACGAGCTGAAGTGGCGCGGGCTGTTCGCCCAGTCCACCGACGAGGACGCTTTGCGCAAGGCGCTCGCGGACGGTCCCGTCACGTTCTATTGCGGTTTCGACCCGACCGCGCCCTCGCTGCACGTGGGGCATCTGGTGCAGGTGCTCACCGTGCGCCGGCTCCAGCAGGCCGGGCACCGGCCGCTGGCGCTGGTCGGCGGGGCCACGGGCCAGATCGGCGACCCGCGCCCGACCGCGGAGCGCACGCTGAACTCGCCGGAGACCGTCGCGGGCTGGGTCCAGCGGCTGCGCGGCCAGATCGAGCCGTTCCTGTCCTTCGAGGGCGAGAACGCCGCGGTGATGGTCAACAACCTCGACTGGACCGAGGGTCTGTCGGCGATCGAGTTCCTGCGGGACATCGGCAAGCACTTCCGGGTCAACAAGATGCTGACCAAGGACTCCGTCGCCCGGCGCCTGGAGTCGTCCGAGGGGATCAGCTACACGGAGTTCAGCTACCAGCTGCTCCAGGCGATGGACTTCCTCCAGCTCTACCGCAGGTACGGCTGCACGATGCAGCAGGGCGGCAGCGACCAGTGGGGCAACCTCACGGCCGGCCTCGACCTGCTGCACCGGCTGGAGCCGGACGCGTCCGTGCACGCCTACGCGACCCCGCTGATGACCAAGGCGGACGGCACCAAGTTCGGCAAGACCGAGGGCGGCGCCGTCTGGCTGGACCCGGAGATGACGACGCCGTACGCGTTCTACCAGTTCTGGCTGAACGTGGACGACCGGGACATCTCGACGTACCTGCGCATCCTGTCCTTCCGCTCCCGTGAGGAGCTGGAGGAGCTGGAGCGGCAGACCGGGGAGCGTCCACAGGCCCGGGCCGCGCAGCGCGCGCTCGCCGAGGAGCTGACGACGCTGGTGCACGGCGCCGGTCAGACGGCCGCCGTGATCGCCGCGTCGAAGGCCCTCTTCGGCCAGGGCGACCTGGCGGAGCTGGACGAGCGGACGCTGGCCGCGGCCCTCTCCGAGCTGCCGCACGTCCGGGTCGCCGAGCCGGCCCCGGTGGTCGACCTGTTCGCCGAGGTGGGCCTGGTGGCCAGCAAGTCCGCCGCGCGCCGCACGGTGAAGGAGGGCGGCGCCTACGTGAACAACGCCAAGGTCGCCGGCGAGGACGCCGTCCCCGCCAAGGAGGACCTGCTGCACGGGCGCTGGCTGTTGCTGCGCCGCGGCAAGAAGAACCTGGCCGCGGTGGAGATCACCGGCGCCTGA
- a CDS encoding GlsB/YeaQ/YmgE family stress response membrane protein produces the protein MGWLWAIIVGFVLGLIAKAIIPGKQHMPLWLTTICGMIGAIIGNAIARAAGVEATAGIDWWRHLFQLVAAIIVVGLGDAAYASVRGNRRRERA, from the coding sequence ATGGGCTGGTTGTGGGCGATCATCGTGGGATTCGTGCTCGGATTGATCGCCAAGGCGATCATCCCCGGCAAGCAGCACATGCCGCTGTGGCTGACCACCATCTGCGGCATGATCGGCGCGATCATCGGCAACGCGATCGCCCGCGCGGCCGGCGTCGAGGCGACGGCCGGAATCGACTGGTGGCGGCACCTGTTCCAGCTGGTGGCGGCGATCATCGTGGTCGGCCTCGGCGACGCCGCCTACGCGTCGGTACGCGGCAACAGGCGACGCGAACGCGCCTGA
- a CDS encoding DUF3099 domain-containing protein has protein sequence MRKQSTGGSAEVFRITGARTGLQEDVRGRQRRYIISMSIRTASVILAVCLWNVERHVAIVALIVGAALPYIAVVIANAGRENAPSLPSTFVTAPTPPMIMPPRGGNGAAESVPEGATADPGPGAAGEPRGRA, from the coding sequence ATGCGGAAGCAGAGTACCGGCGGCAGTGCCGAGGTGTTCCGGATCACCGGGGCCCGGACGGGCCTCCAGGAGGACGTGCGCGGGAGGCAGCGGCGGTACATCATCTCGATGTCGATCCGTACGGCCTCGGTGATCCTCGCGGTCTGCCTGTGGAACGTGGAACGGCACGTCGCGATCGTGGCCCTGATCGTCGGGGCCGCCCTGCCCTACATCGCGGTCGTGATCGCCAACGCCGGGCGCGAGAACGCGCCATCCTTGCCGTCGACGTTCGTGACGGCGCCGACCCCGCCGATGATCATGCCGCCGCGGGGCGGGAACGGTGCGGCGGAATCCGTTCCGGAGGGCGCGACCGCCGATCCGGGGCCGGGTGCGGCTGGTGAGCCACGTGGCCGAGCGTGA